Proteins from a single region of Allocatelliglobosispora scoriae:
- a CDS encoding LLM class flavin-dependent oxidoreductase, which translates to MQFGVFTVGSIILDPTTGEKPTEHERIKSMVAIALKAEEVGLDVFATGEHHNRPFVPSSPTTMLGHIAARTTTLQLSTATTLITTNDPVKIAEDYAMLQHLADGRVDLMLGRGNTVPVYPWFGQDVRNGIPLAIENYALLHRLWREDVVDWAGRFRTPLQSFTSTPRPLDGVPPFVWHGSIRSPEIAEQAAFYGDGFFANHIFWPKEHTQSMVALYRERFAHHGHGGADQAIVGLGGQVFIRRNSQDAVREFRPYFDKAPIYGNGPSLEEFTRDTPLTVGSPQQIIDRTLGFRDYVGDYQRQLFLVDHAGLPLKTVLEQLDLLGEEVVPVLRREFAALRPAHVPLAPTHASLLATAQS; encoded by the coding sequence ATGCAGTTCGGGGTCTTCACCGTCGGCAGCATCATCCTCGATCCCACCACCGGCGAGAAGCCGACGGAGCACGAGCGGATCAAGTCGATGGTGGCGATCGCGCTCAAGGCGGAGGAGGTCGGCCTCGACGTCTTCGCCACCGGTGAGCACCACAACCGCCCCTTCGTACCCTCCTCCCCGACGACGATGCTCGGCCACATCGCGGCGCGGACGACGACGCTGCAGCTCTCGACGGCGACGACGCTGATCACCACCAACGACCCGGTGAAGATCGCCGAGGACTACGCGATGCTCCAGCACCTCGCCGACGGCCGGGTGGACCTGATGCTCGGCCGGGGCAACACCGTCCCGGTCTACCCGTGGTTCGGCCAGGACGTCCGCAACGGCATCCCGCTCGCGATCGAGAACTACGCCCTGCTGCACCGGCTGTGGCGCGAGGACGTGGTCGACTGGGCCGGCCGGTTCCGCACCCCGCTGCAGTCGTTCACCTCGACGCCGCGCCCGCTCGACGGGGTGCCGCCGTTCGTCTGGCACGGCTCGATCCGCAGCCCGGAGATCGCCGAGCAGGCGGCCTTCTACGGCGACGGGTTCTTCGCCAACCACATCTTCTGGCCCAAGGAGCACACCCAGTCGATGGTGGCGCTCTATCGGGAGCGCTTCGCCCACCACGGTCACGGCGGCGCCGACCAGGCGATCGTCGGCCTCGGCGGGCAGGTCTTCATCCGGCGCAACTCCCAGGACGCGGTGCGCGAATTCCGCCCCTACTTCGACAAGGCCCCGATCTACGGCAACGGGCCGTCGCTGGAGGAGTTCACCCGGGACACGCCGCTGACGGTCGGCAGCCCGCAGCAGATCATCGACCGGACGCTGGGCTTCCGGGACTACGTCGGCGACTACCAGCGGCAGCTCTTCCTCGTCGATCATGCCGGGTTGCCGCTCAAGACGGTGCTGGAGCAGCTCGATCTGCTCGGCGAGGAGGTCGTACCGGTGCTGCGCCGCGAGTTCGCCGCACTGCGCCCCGCGCACGTGCCGCTGGCGCCGACCCACGCCTCGCTGCTCGCCACCGCGCAGAGCTAG
- a CDS encoding alpha/beta fold hydrolase: protein MDPYLTAYDAVLARWPVPVERIDLAGRFGTTRVNACGDPDAPPLVLLHGGGATSTVWFANVGALAATHRVYAIDLLTDGGRGSYDGDKVTGLADLMEWLGATLDGLGVRQTGLVGHSYGAWIALRFALHSPQRVSGLALLDPTKCFCGQSARYALRGARALLGSPARMREFLAWEAGGRTIDPGWLEVMAGRPGGRTGLVWPKRPDPAVLRALPTRTLVLLAERSRHHDVAAAAQGARLLPDVEVVVIPGATHHTMPTEDADALNAELTRFFAPA from the coding sequence ATGGACCCGTACCTCACCGCCTACGACGCCGTGCTGGCCCGCTGGCCGGTGCCGGTCGAGCGGATCGACCTGGCCGGCCGTTTCGGCACCACCCGCGTCAACGCCTGCGGCGACCCCGACGCGCCACCGCTCGTCCTGCTCCACGGCGGCGGGGCGACCTCCACCGTGTGGTTCGCGAATGTCGGAGCGCTCGCCGCCACCCACCGGGTCTACGCGATCGACCTGCTCACCGACGGCGGGCGCGGCAGCTACGACGGGGACAAGGTGACCGGCCTCGCCGACCTGATGGAGTGGCTCGGCGCCACGCTCGACGGCCTCGGCGTGCGGCAGACCGGTCTCGTCGGCCACTCCTACGGCGCCTGGATCGCGCTGCGGTTCGCCCTGCACTCGCCGCAGCGGGTCAGCGGACTCGCCCTGCTCGACCCGACGAAGTGCTTCTGCGGGCAGTCCGCCCGATACGCGCTGCGGGGCGCCCGGGCCCTGCTCGGCTCACCGGCGCGGATGCGGGAATTCCTCGCCTGGGAGGCCGGCGGACGCACCATCGACCCCGGCTGGCTGGAGGTGATGGCGGGGCGCCCGGGTGGGCGTACCGGTCTGGTGTGGCCGAAGCGGCCAGACCCTGCGGTGCTGCGCGCGCTGCCGACCCGTACCCTCGTGCTGCTCGCGGAGCGGTCCCGGCACCATGACGTCGCAGCGGCGGCACAGGGTGCGCGGCTGCTGCCGGACGTCGAGGTGGTCGTCATCCCCGGCGCCACCCACCACACCATGCCGACCGAGGACGCCGACGCCCTCAACGCGGAGCTGACCAGGTTCTTCGCCCCAGCCTGA
- a CDS encoding exodeoxyribonuclease III, whose product MRLATWNVNSVNARLPRLTQWLETVGPDVVCLQETKTAQFPLAEVQALGYEVAAYGTGRWNGVAVLSRVGIDEVAQGFPGEPGFPDPEARAVGATCGGVRVWSIYVPNGRTPDDPHYAYKLEWLAALRAALAAELPAHPELAVCGDFNVAPTDADVWDPTVFAHSTHVTPPERAALASLRELGLADVVPTPMKGPHPFTYWDYRAGMFHQDKGMRIDLVYASQPLASRVASAYVDREARKGKGPSDHAPIVVEIA is encoded by the coding sequence GTGCGCCTGGCGACCTGGAACGTGAACTCCGTCAACGCCCGACTGCCCCGGCTGACGCAGTGGCTGGAGACGGTCGGACCCGACGTGGTCTGCCTGCAGGAGACGAAGACGGCCCAGTTCCCGCTCGCCGAGGTGCAGGCGCTCGGCTACGAGGTCGCGGCATACGGCACCGGGCGGTGGAACGGGGTGGCGGTCCTGTCCCGGGTCGGGATCGACGAGGTCGCGCAGGGGTTCCCCGGCGAACCGGGCTTCCCCGATCCGGAGGCGCGTGCGGTCGGCGCCACCTGCGGCGGGGTGCGGGTGTGGTCGATCTACGTGCCCAACGGGCGGACGCCGGACGACCCGCACTACGCGTACAAGCTGGAGTGGCTGGCGGCGTTGCGCGCAGCCCTCGCCGCGGAGCTGCCCGCCCACCCGGAGCTGGCGGTCTGCGGCGACTTCAACGTGGCGCCGACCGACGCCGATGTCTGGGACCCGACGGTCTTCGCCCACTCCACGCACGTCACGCCGCCGGAGCGGGCGGCCCTGGCGAGCCTGCGCGAGCTCGGGCTCGCCGATGTCGTGCCGACGCCGATGAAGGGCCCGCATCCGTTCACCTACTGGGATTACCGGGCCGGGATGTTTCATCAGGACAAGGGGATGCGAATCGACCTCGTCTATGCGTCGCAACCACTCGCGAGTCGGGTGGCCAGTGCGTATGTGGACCGGGAGGCGCGCAAGGGCAAGGGCCCGTCGGATCACGCCCCGATCGTCGTGGAGATCGCGTAA
- a CDS encoding GNAT family N-acetyltransferase encodes MSLWETDRLIIRDWTEEPADVERIFDMLSRWEVARWLGATPRALTDPAEAVGVVRRWRARGSADGRFGIWAIEVRATGEAVGTVLVIPMPGMGGATTEDIEVGWHLHPDAWGNGYATEAARSAVDRAFAAGVPEIFAVVRPGNAPSVAVTRRLGMSPLGPQPDRWYDGAELEAFVLTAPSA; translated from the coding sequence ATGTCGCTGTGGGAGACGGACCGGCTGATCATCCGGGACTGGACCGAGGAGCCGGCCGATGTCGAGCGGATCTTCGACATGCTGTCGCGCTGGGAGGTGGCCCGCTGGCTCGGCGCCACGCCCCGGGCCCTGACCGATCCGGCCGAGGCGGTCGGGGTGGTGCGCCGCTGGCGGGCCCGGGGATCGGCGGACGGCCGCTTCGGGATCTGGGCGATCGAGGTCCGCGCGACCGGCGAGGCCGTCGGCACCGTGCTCGTCATCCCGATGCCGGGGATGGGCGGCGCGACGACCGAGGACATCGAGGTCGGCTGGCACCTGCACCCCGACGCGTGGGGCAACGGCTACGCGACCGAGGCCGCTCGCAGCGCCGTCGACCGGGCCTTCGCCGCCGGCGTACCGGAGATCTTCGCCGTGGTCCGCCCGGGCAACGCCCCGTCCGTCGCGGTCACCCGCCGTCTCGGCATGTCGCCGCTCGGCCCGCAGCCCGACCGGTGGTACGACGGCGCCGAGCTGGAAGCGTTCGTCCTCACCGCTCCGTCGGCCTAG